Proteins from a genomic interval of Nematostella vectensis chromosome 12, jaNemVect1.1, whole genome shotgun sequence:
- the LOC5501803 gene encoding WD repeat-containing protein on Y chromosome isoform X2, protein MSFLQLPTGGGDGRSRNATREGSSSAASVDGSVASSSTIHFKTVVKMLAPAIWSSIESKKKRDNLSVKSATASASTLPASTMEGTQHRNGKLLEPIRLEDQLEIHNLQELMYRFKSHLSDPKAVKAWKARRGSRGMATTNASHVTGLMTMQEFRDTLADILVVDAWDSNRAAIFEKEMETLFKKVDIASDGMVDWDEFCTYMMIQLQEHDESAHHSKGPFNPKPNIARIAHNKETTTTTLTDFNPMRYVTVSKEGIIGVWSTELQLQRTIEMEGRSHQDKASNKRHIRMWITDAVTMDNVHKMVIGTTNMDLYFYDMSTPTYTPQYHLCALGNVPLCLNYYCDPKSPNKRSMLFYGTDNGSLHVLVFSTPVKGLFETPFKKTSGSHKIYFQDISLHSLFVTHLPLGVIHSDWVRRVQYIPVKEFVISCSCSSHDSLVVRDVDDKKRKTYVFKVAKVLKCWNVKEQVCIQTLAIRDPFGHRVPEHGPFPFRLIRSPVSSLLITSNDSLIEIKLVGLGTTKSLKTTHAKPLCAAIYNPEVKQVITGCEGSVISFWDIETGNKFLQVPEAHGTEEISCMHLDQKGSRLMTGDRNGAIRVWNANNGHLLNELEAVEEQEVTGITALPAKHKILTVGWNRKIVIYYDDKETFVIRPDVGWKGGQVHQDDILASAYCSPNLLATGSFDGDIILWNLDREKMIRILKKGSRSLFKSRIEKLGMLASIKEKQKLRRKETKGGCLPVDTLLFLSSRAQWKTQDSAILVSSESGSLEFWCLYGAARPMGMFYAASEDSASVLALATDPSNDILVSGDSAGRISVWDITSYCISRAESIIAQVWSTTQRMSSTDDSPEGSPPCVIKWHAHGGAVVSLEVVSRDEKLFLVSSSVDCTARLWTLDGKYVGMFGQQTVWDIDDTSTYRYAECEPWDESEMADLERSASASPERGKHDDVTTEHHIRTPSPMQEDRQSPSPNEEGEPRESLLPKLNSGSPETSRKDSWRTGDYYRSTTSLVLNRSSKNPDAWSILGHKYNDDFRQRMQTRQSRRDHHGHVDRALTNGAGLGNKCSPFQALHIPNTQEFTLPADLPVTRRMLQKSQKAHAEPFWGASGLNQGSLPALPAIRRSDSFMTVASVNRDSRSQMHSSDTSQFS, encoded by the exons ATGTCATTCCTACAGCTCCCCACTGGGGGAGGGGACGGGAGATCACGTAACGCAACCAGAGAGGGGTCGAGTAGTGCGGCATCCGTCGATGGTTCTGTGGCCAGCTCTTCGACGATACATTTTAAAACTGTGGTGAAAATGCTCGCGCCTGCTATATGGTCTTCAATCGAGAGCAAGAAGAAGAGGGACAATCTTTCTGTCAAG AGTGCAACAGCAAGCGCCTCGACGTTACCCGCTAGCACAATGGAGGGAACtcaacacag AAATGGCAAACTTCTGGAGCCGATCCGCTTGGAAGATCAACTCGAAATCCACAACTTGCAAGAACTCATGTACCGTTTTAAGAGCCATCTCTCGGACCCTAAAGCAGTCAAGGCCTGGAAGGCGCGCAGAGGATCACGGGGGATGGCCACCACTAACGCAAGTCACGTGACAGGCCTGATGACGATGCAGGAGTTCAGAGACACTTTAGCGGATATTCTAGTGGTGGACGCGTGGGACTCGAACCGGGCTGCCAtctttgaaaaagaaatggaaACACTGTTCAAAAAG GTTGACATTGCGTCTGATGGCATGGTGGACTGGGACGAGTTTTGCACGTACATGATGATTCAGTTGCAGGAACATGATGAATCAGCGCATCACAGCAAGGGCCCCTTTAACCCGAAGCCGAACATCGCTAGGATCGCACACAACAAGGAAACAACCACGACAACCCTGACGGACTTTAATCCCATGAGATACGTCACAGTTAGCAAG GAAGGCATCATAGGTGTGTGGAGTACCGAGCTCCAGCTACAGCGAACAATCGAGATGGAAGGGCGTTCCCACCAAGACAAAGCAAGCAATAAACGGCACATCCGCATGTGGATTACAGATGCCGTTACCATGGACAACGTGCATAAGATGGTAATAGGGACCACTAATATGGACCTGTACTTCTACGATATGTCCACCCCGACATATACACCACAGTACCATCTGTGTG CTCTTGGGAATGTTCCGCTTTGCCTGAATTACTACTGTGACCCAAAG TCTCCGAATAAACGTTCGATGCTGTTTTATGGCACGGACAATGGCTCTCTCCATGTCCTCGTCTTCTCAACTCCTGTCAAAGGATTATTTGAAACTCCTTTCAAGAAGACGTCTGGCAGCCACAAGATATATTTCCAG GATATTAGTCTACACTCTCTGTTCGTGACACACTTGCCCTTGGGGGTGATACACAGTGACTGGGTTCGTCGTGTTCAGTATATCCCCGTCAAGGAGTTCGTGATCTCGTGCAGTTGCAGTAGTCATGATTCGCTTGTCGTCAGAGACGTCGATGataagaagagaaaaacatatGTTTTCAAAGTTGCAAAG GTTTTGAAATGTTGGAACGTCAAGGAACAAGTCTGCATTCAAACCCTTGCAATCCGTGATCCATTTGGTCACCGCGTTCCTGAGCATGGCCCGTTCCCATTCCGCTTAATCCGCAGTCCAGTCAGCTCTTTATTAATCAcaagtaatgacagcttgaTCGAGATCAAACTAGTGGGCCTGGGTACCACAAAATCGCTCAAGACCACACACGCCAAGCCGCTCTGCGCTGCCATATACAATCCTGAGGTCAAGCAG GTCATAACCGGATGTGAAGGCTCCGTCATCTCCTTTTGGGACATCGAAACCGGAAATAAATTCCTTCAGGTCCCAGAGGCTCACGGGACGGAGGAGATATCGTGCATGCATCTTGACCAGAAGGGAAGTCGCCTCATGACGGGCGACAGAAATGGCGCCATAAGG GTCTGGAACGCAAACAACGGTCACTTATTAAATGAACTCGAGGCAGTAGAGGAACAGGAAGTGACAGGGATCACAGCTCTTCCGGCCAAGCACAAGATTCTCACTGTTGGCTGGAACCGCAAGATAGTGATATACTATGACGACAAGGAG ACGTTTGTTATTCGGCCCGATGTGGGTTGGAAAGGAGGCCAGGTTCATCAGGACGACATCCTCGCCTCAGCCTACTGTTCGCCTAATCTTCTGGCCACGGGCAGCTTTGACGGGGACATCATACTGTGGAACCTGGATCGAGAGAAAATGATTCGAATACTGAAAAAGGGATCTCGAAGCTTATT TAAGTCTAGAATAGAGAAGCTTGGCATGTTGGCatctataaaagaaaaacagaagctGAG GCGAAAAGAAACTAAAGGCGGATGCTTGCCGGTCGACACCCTATTATTCCTCAGCTCCAGAGCGCAGTGGAAGACGCAAGACTCGGCCATTCTCGTATCTTCCGAGAGCGGCTCCCTGGAGTTCTGGTGTTTATATGGTGCTGCAAGACCAATGg GCATGTTTTACGCGGCGAGCGAGGACAGCGCGTCCGTGCTTGCCCTAGCAACCGATCCTAGCAACGACATTCTTGTGAGTGGCGACTCCGCTGGCCGGATCTCTGTGTGGGACATCACATCTTACTGCATATCGCGGGCGGAGTCTATCATCGCTCAG GTTTGGTCGACTACACAGCGCATGTCAAGTACGGACGATTCCCCCGAGGGATCTCCCCCTTGCGTAATAAAATGGCACGCCCATGGGGGTGCTGTGGTGAGCCTGGAGGTCGTGTCACGTGATGAGAAATTGTTCCTAGTCTCCTCCTCGGTCGACTGCACGGCACGGTTGTGGACCCTTGATGGCAAGTACGTCGGCATGTTCGGCCAG cAAACTGTGTGGGATATTGACGACACTTCGACTTACAGATACGCCGAATG TGAACCATGGGATGAAAGCGAAATGGCTGATCTCG AGAGGTCTGCTAGCGCCTCACCAGAACGAGGCAAgcacgatgacgtcacaacagAACACCATATAAGGACGCCAAGCCCTATGCAAGAAGACAG ACAGAGTCCCAGTCCTAACGAAGAAGGCGAACCGCGCGAAAGTTTATTACCGAAACTCAATTCAGGGAGCCCGGAGACGAGTAGAAAAGACTCTTGGAGGACTGGGGACTACTATAGATCAACGACCAGCTTAGTGTTGAACAGATCATCTAAGAACCCGGATGCTTGG TCTATTCTGGGGCATAAATACAACGATGACTTTCGCCAGCGGATGCAGACCCGTCAATCACGGAGAGATCACCATGGACACGTTGACCGGGCGCTGACAAACGGGGCGGGGCTTGGAAACAAGTGCTCGCCTTTTCAAGCCCTTCACATACCC AATACACAGGAGTTTACACTACCCGCAGATCTGCCTGTCACACGACGCATGCTCCAGAAATCCCAGAAAGCACACGCTGAGCCATTCTGGGGTGCCAGTGGGCTCAACCAAGGCTCGTTACCAGCCCTCCCGGCCATCCGTCGCTCTGACAGTTTCATGACAGTAGCATCCGTGAACAGAGATTCTAGGTCGCAAATGCACAGCTCGGACACTTCTCAATTCTCGTAA
- the LOC5501803 gene encoding WD repeat-containing protein on Y chromosome isoform X1, with protein sequence MSFLQLPTGGGDGRSRNATREGSSSAASVDGSVASSSTIHFKTVVKMLAPAIWSSIESKKKRDNLSVKSATASASTLPASTMEGTQHRNGKLLEPIRLEDQLEIHNLQELMYRFKSHLSDPKAVKAWKARRGSRGMATTNASHVTGLMTMQEFRDTLADILVVDAWDSNRAAIFEKEMETLFKKVDIASDGMVDWDEFCTYMMIQLQEHDESAHHSKGPFNPKPNIARIAHNKETTTTTLTDFNPMRYVTVSKEGIIGVWSTELQLQRTIEMEGRSHQDKASNKRHIRMWITDAVTMDNVHKMVIGTTNMDLYFYDMSTPTYTPQYHLCALGNVPLCLNYYCDPKSPNKRSMLFYGTDNGSLHVLVFSTPVKGLFETPFKKTSGSHKIYFQDISLHSLFVTHLPLGVIHSDWVRRVQYIPVKEFVISCSCSSHDSLVVRDVDDKKRKTYVFKVAKGVDCFDYNHSLNVIITGGVDHAVRVWNPYVTSKPVAIMKGHSSSIVDLVIHPGLEQVFSYDKEGVLKCWNVKEQVCIQTLAIRDPFGHRVPEHGPFPFRLIRSPVSSLLITSNDSLIEIKLVGLGTTKSLKTTHAKPLCAAIYNPEVKQVITGCEGSVISFWDIETGNKFLQVPEAHGTEEISCMHLDQKGSRLMTGDRNGAIRVWNANNGHLLNELEAVEEQEVTGITALPAKHKILTVGWNRKIVIYYDDKETFVIRPDVGWKGGQVHQDDILASAYCSPNLLATGSFDGDIILWNLDREKMIRILKKGSRSLFKSRIEKLGMLASIKEKQKLRRKETKGGCLPVDTLLFLSSRAQWKTQDSAILVSSESGSLEFWCLYGAARPMGMFYAASEDSASVLALATDPSNDILVSGDSAGRISVWDITSYCISRAESIIAQVWSTTQRMSSTDDSPEGSPPCVIKWHAHGGAVVSLEVVSRDEKLFLVSSSVDCTARLWTLDGKYVGMFGQQTVWDIDDTSTYRYAECEPWDESEMADLERSASASPERGKHDDVTTEHHIRTPSPMQEDRQSPSPNEEGEPRESLLPKLNSGSPETSRKDSWRTGDYYRSTTSLVLNRSSKNPDAWSILGHKYNDDFRQRMQTRQSRRDHHGHVDRALTNGAGLGNKCSPFQALHIPNTQEFTLPADLPVTRRMLQKSQKAHAEPFWGASGLNQGSLPALPAIRRSDSFMTVASVNRDSRSQMHSSDTSQFS encoded by the exons ATGTCATTCCTACAGCTCCCCACTGGGGGAGGGGACGGGAGATCACGTAACGCAACCAGAGAGGGGTCGAGTAGTGCGGCATCCGTCGATGGTTCTGTGGCCAGCTCTTCGACGATACATTTTAAAACTGTGGTGAAAATGCTCGCGCCTGCTATATGGTCTTCAATCGAGAGCAAGAAGAAGAGGGACAATCTTTCTGTCAAG AGTGCAACAGCAAGCGCCTCGACGTTACCCGCTAGCACAATGGAGGGAACtcaacacag AAATGGCAAACTTCTGGAGCCGATCCGCTTGGAAGATCAACTCGAAATCCACAACTTGCAAGAACTCATGTACCGTTTTAAGAGCCATCTCTCGGACCCTAAAGCAGTCAAGGCCTGGAAGGCGCGCAGAGGATCACGGGGGATGGCCACCACTAACGCAAGTCACGTGACAGGCCTGATGACGATGCAGGAGTTCAGAGACACTTTAGCGGATATTCTAGTGGTGGACGCGTGGGACTCGAACCGGGCTGCCAtctttgaaaaagaaatggaaACACTGTTCAAAAAG GTTGACATTGCGTCTGATGGCATGGTGGACTGGGACGAGTTTTGCACGTACATGATGATTCAGTTGCAGGAACATGATGAATCAGCGCATCACAGCAAGGGCCCCTTTAACCCGAAGCCGAACATCGCTAGGATCGCACACAACAAGGAAACAACCACGACAACCCTGACGGACTTTAATCCCATGAGATACGTCACAGTTAGCAAG GAAGGCATCATAGGTGTGTGGAGTACCGAGCTCCAGCTACAGCGAACAATCGAGATGGAAGGGCGTTCCCACCAAGACAAAGCAAGCAATAAACGGCACATCCGCATGTGGATTACAGATGCCGTTACCATGGACAACGTGCATAAGATGGTAATAGGGACCACTAATATGGACCTGTACTTCTACGATATGTCCACCCCGACATATACACCACAGTACCATCTGTGTG CTCTTGGGAATGTTCCGCTTTGCCTGAATTACTACTGTGACCCAAAG TCTCCGAATAAACGTTCGATGCTGTTTTATGGCACGGACAATGGCTCTCTCCATGTCCTCGTCTTCTCAACTCCTGTCAAAGGATTATTTGAAACTCCTTTCAAGAAGACGTCTGGCAGCCACAAGATATATTTCCAG GATATTAGTCTACACTCTCTGTTCGTGACACACTTGCCCTTGGGGGTGATACACAGTGACTGGGTTCGTCGTGTTCAGTATATCCCCGTCAAGGAGTTCGTGATCTCGTGCAGTTGCAGTAGTCATGATTCGCTTGTCGTCAGAGACGTCGATGataagaagagaaaaacatatGTTTTCAAAGTTGCAAAG GGCGTCGACTGTTTTGATTACAACCATTCCCTCAATGTGATTATAACGGGAGGGGTTGACCACGCTGTCCGAGTGTGGAACCCATACGTGACAAGTAAACCAGTAGCAATTATGAAGGGCCACTCCTCGTCCATTGTGGATCTTGTTATTCACCCCGGATTAGAGCAAGTCTTCAGCTATGATAAGGAGGGG GTTTTGAAATGTTGGAACGTCAAGGAACAAGTCTGCATTCAAACCCTTGCAATCCGTGATCCATTTGGTCACCGCGTTCCTGAGCATGGCCCGTTCCCATTCCGCTTAATCCGCAGTCCAGTCAGCTCTTTATTAATCAcaagtaatgacagcttgaTCGAGATCAAACTAGTGGGCCTGGGTACCACAAAATCGCTCAAGACCACACACGCCAAGCCGCTCTGCGCTGCCATATACAATCCTGAGGTCAAGCAG GTCATAACCGGATGTGAAGGCTCCGTCATCTCCTTTTGGGACATCGAAACCGGAAATAAATTCCTTCAGGTCCCAGAGGCTCACGGGACGGAGGAGATATCGTGCATGCATCTTGACCAGAAGGGAAGTCGCCTCATGACGGGCGACAGAAATGGCGCCATAAGG GTCTGGAACGCAAACAACGGTCACTTATTAAATGAACTCGAGGCAGTAGAGGAACAGGAAGTGACAGGGATCACAGCTCTTCCGGCCAAGCACAAGATTCTCACTGTTGGCTGGAACCGCAAGATAGTGATATACTATGACGACAAGGAG ACGTTTGTTATTCGGCCCGATGTGGGTTGGAAAGGAGGCCAGGTTCATCAGGACGACATCCTCGCCTCAGCCTACTGTTCGCCTAATCTTCTGGCCACGGGCAGCTTTGACGGGGACATCATACTGTGGAACCTGGATCGAGAGAAAATGATTCGAATACTGAAAAAGGGATCTCGAAGCTTATT TAAGTCTAGAATAGAGAAGCTTGGCATGTTGGCatctataaaagaaaaacagaagctGAG GCGAAAAGAAACTAAAGGCGGATGCTTGCCGGTCGACACCCTATTATTCCTCAGCTCCAGAGCGCAGTGGAAGACGCAAGACTCGGCCATTCTCGTATCTTCCGAGAGCGGCTCCCTGGAGTTCTGGTGTTTATATGGTGCTGCAAGACCAATGg GCATGTTTTACGCGGCGAGCGAGGACAGCGCGTCCGTGCTTGCCCTAGCAACCGATCCTAGCAACGACATTCTTGTGAGTGGCGACTCCGCTGGCCGGATCTCTGTGTGGGACATCACATCTTACTGCATATCGCGGGCGGAGTCTATCATCGCTCAG GTTTGGTCGACTACACAGCGCATGTCAAGTACGGACGATTCCCCCGAGGGATCTCCCCCTTGCGTAATAAAATGGCACGCCCATGGGGGTGCTGTGGTGAGCCTGGAGGTCGTGTCACGTGATGAGAAATTGTTCCTAGTCTCCTCCTCGGTCGACTGCACGGCACGGTTGTGGACCCTTGATGGCAAGTACGTCGGCATGTTCGGCCAG cAAACTGTGTGGGATATTGACGACACTTCGACTTACAGATACGCCGAATG TGAACCATGGGATGAAAGCGAAATGGCTGATCTCG AGAGGTCTGCTAGCGCCTCACCAGAACGAGGCAAgcacgatgacgtcacaacagAACACCATATAAGGACGCCAAGCCCTATGCAAGAAGACAG ACAGAGTCCCAGTCCTAACGAAGAAGGCGAACCGCGCGAAAGTTTATTACCGAAACTCAATTCAGGGAGCCCGGAGACGAGTAGAAAAGACTCTTGGAGGACTGGGGACTACTATAGATCAACGACCAGCTTAGTGTTGAACAGATCATCTAAGAACCCGGATGCTTGG TCTATTCTGGGGCATAAATACAACGATGACTTTCGCCAGCGGATGCAGACCCGTCAATCACGGAGAGATCACCATGGACACGTTGACCGGGCGCTGACAAACGGGGCGGGGCTTGGAAACAAGTGCTCGCCTTTTCAAGCCCTTCACATACCC AATACACAGGAGTTTACACTACCCGCAGATCTGCCTGTCACACGACGCATGCTCCAGAAATCCCAGAAAGCACACGCTGAGCCATTCTGGGGTGCCAGTGGGCTCAACCAAGGCTCGTTACCAGCCCTCCCGGCCATCCGTCGCTCTGACAGTTTCATGACAGTAGCATCCGTGAACAGAGATTCTAGGTCGCAAATGCACAGCTCGGACACTTCTCAATTCTCGTAA
- the LOC5501803 gene encoding WD repeat-containing protein on Y chromosome isoform X5 has product MSFLQLPTGGGDGRSRNATREGSSSAASVDGSVASSSTIHFKTVVKMLAPAIWSSIESKKKRDNLSVKSATASASTLPASTMEGTQHRNGKLLEPIRLEDQLEIHNLQELMYRFKSHLSDPKAVKAWKARRGSRGMATTNASHVTGLMTMQEFRDTLADILVVDAWDSNRAAIFEKEMETLFKKVDIASDGMVDWDEFCTYMMIQLQEHDESAHHSKGPFNPKPNIARIAHNKETTTTTLTDFNPMRYVTVSKEGIIGVWSTELQLQRTIEMEGRSHQDKASNKRHIRMWITDAVTMDNVHKMVIGTTNMDLYFYDMSTPTYTPQYHLCALGNVPLCLNYYCDPKSPNKRSMLFYGTDNGSLHVLVFSTPVKGLFETPFKKTSGSHKIYFQDISLHSLFVTHLPLGVIHSDWVRRVQYIPVKEFVISCSCSSHDSLVVRDVDDKKRKTYVFKVAKGVDCFDYNHSLNVIITGGVDHAVRVWNPYVTSKPVAIMKGHSSSIVDLVIHPGLEQVFSYDKEGVLKCWNVKEQVCIQTLAIRDPFGHRVPEHGPFPFRLIRSPVSSLLITSNDSLIEIKLVGLGTTKSLKTTHAKPLCAAIYNPEVKQVITGCEGSVISFWDIETGNKFLQVPEAHGTEEISCMHLDQKGSRLMTGDRNGAIRVWNANNGHLLNELEAVEEQEVTGITALPAKHKILTVGWNRKIVIYYDDKETFVIRPDVGWKGGQVHQDDILASAYCSPNLLATGSFDGDIILWNLDREKMIRILKKGSRSLFKSRIEKLGMLASIKEKQKLRRKETKGGCLPVDTLLFLSSRAQWKTQDSAILVSSESGSLEFWCLYGAARPMGMFYAASEDSASVLALATDPSNDILVSGDSAGRISVWDITSYCISRAESIIAQVWSTTQRMSSTDDSPEGSPPCVIKWHAHGGAVVSLEVVSRDEKLFLVSSSVDCTARLWTLDGKYVGMFGQQTVWDIDDTSTYRYAECEPWDESEMADLERSASASPERGKHDDVTTEHHIRTPSPMQEDRVPVLTKKANRAKVYYRNSIQGARRRVEKTLGGLGTTIDQRPA; this is encoded by the exons ATGTCATTCCTACAGCTCCCCACTGGGGGAGGGGACGGGAGATCACGTAACGCAACCAGAGAGGGGTCGAGTAGTGCGGCATCCGTCGATGGTTCTGTGGCCAGCTCTTCGACGATACATTTTAAAACTGTGGTGAAAATGCTCGCGCCTGCTATATGGTCTTCAATCGAGAGCAAGAAGAAGAGGGACAATCTTTCTGTCAAG AGTGCAACAGCAAGCGCCTCGACGTTACCCGCTAGCACAATGGAGGGAACtcaacacag AAATGGCAAACTTCTGGAGCCGATCCGCTTGGAAGATCAACTCGAAATCCACAACTTGCAAGAACTCATGTACCGTTTTAAGAGCCATCTCTCGGACCCTAAAGCAGTCAAGGCCTGGAAGGCGCGCAGAGGATCACGGGGGATGGCCACCACTAACGCAAGTCACGTGACAGGCCTGATGACGATGCAGGAGTTCAGAGACACTTTAGCGGATATTCTAGTGGTGGACGCGTGGGACTCGAACCGGGCTGCCAtctttgaaaaagaaatggaaACACTGTTCAAAAAG GTTGACATTGCGTCTGATGGCATGGTGGACTGGGACGAGTTTTGCACGTACATGATGATTCAGTTGCAGGAACATGATGAATCAGCGCATCACAGCAAGGGCCCCTTTAACCCGAAGCCGAACATCGCTAGGATCGCACACAACAAGGAAACAACCACGACAACCCTGACGGACTTTAATCCCATGAGATACGTCACAGTTAGCAAG GAAGGCATCATAGGTGTGTGGAGTACCGAGCTCCAGCTACAGCGAACAATCGAGATGGAAGGGCGTTCCCACCAAGACAAAGCAAGCAATAAACGGCACATCCGCATGTGGATTACAGATGCCGTTACCATGGACAACGTGCATAAGATGGTAATAGGGACCACTAATATGGACCTGTACTTCTACGATATGTCCACCCCGACATATACACCACAGTACCATCTGTGTG CTCTTGGGAATGTTCCGCTTTGCCTGAATTACTACTGTGACCCAAAG TCTCCGAATAAACGTTCGATGCTGTTTTATGGCACGGACAATGGCTCTCTCCATGTCCTCGTCTTCTCAACTCCTGTCAAAGGATTATTTGAAACTCCTTTCAAGAAGACGTCTGGCAGCCACAAGATATATTTCCAG GATATTAGTCTACACTCTCTGTTCGTGACACACTTGCCCTTGGGGGTGATACACAGTGACTGGGTTCGTCGTGTTCAGTATATCCCCGTCAAGGAGTTCGTGATCTCGTGCAGTTGCAGTAGTCATGATTCGCTTGTCGTCAGAGACGTCGATGataagaagagaaaaacatatGTTTTCAAAGTTGCAAAG GGCGTCGACTGTTTTGATTACAACCATTCCCTCAATGTGATTATAACGGGAGGGGTTGACCACGCTGTCCGAGTGTGGAACCCATACGTGACAAGTAAACCAGTAGCAATTATGAAGGGCCACTCCTCGTCCATTGTGGATCTTGTTATTCACCCCGGATTAGAGCAAGTCTTCAGCTATGATAAGGAGGGG GTTTTGAAATGTTGGAACGTCAAGGAACAAGTCTGCATTCAAACCCTTGCAATCCGTGATCCATTTGGTCACCGCGTTCCTGAGCATGGCCCGTTCCCATTCCGCTTAATCCGCAGTCCAGTCAGCTCTTTATTAATCAcaagtaatgacagcttgaTCGAGATCAAACTAGTGGGCCTGGGTACCACAAAATCGCTCAAGACCACACACGCCAAGCCGCTCTGCGCTGCCATATACAATCCTGAGGTCAAGCAG GTCATAACCGGATGTGAAGGCTCCGTCATCTCCTTTTGGGACATCGAAACCGGAAATAAATTCCTTCAGGTCCCAGAGGCTCACGGGACGGAGGAGATATCGTGCATGCATCTTGACCAGAAGGGAAGTCGCCTCATGACGGGCGACAGAAATGGCGCCATAAGG GTCTGGAACGCAAACAACGGTCACTTATTAAATGAACTCGAGGCAGTAGAGGAACAGGAAGTGACAGGGATCACAGCTCTTCCGGCCAAGCACAAGATTCTCACTGTTGGCTGGAACCGCAAGATAGTGATATACTATGACGACAAGGAG ACGTTTGTTATTCGGCCCGATGTGGGTTGGAAAGGAGGCCAGGTTCATCAGGACGACATCCTCGCCTCAGCCTACTGTTCGCCTAATCTTCTGGCCACGGGCAGCTTTGACGGGGACATCATACTGTGGAACCTGGATCGAGAGAAAATGATTCGAATACTGAAAAAGGGATCTCGAAGCTTATT TAAGTCTAGAATAGAGAAGCTTGGCATGTTGGCatctataaaagaaaaacagaagctGAG GCGAAAAGAAACTAAAGGCGGATGCTTGCCGGTCGACACCCTATTATTCCTCAGCTCCAGAGCGCAGTGGAAGACGCAAGACTCGGCCATTCTCGTATCTTCCGAGAGCGGCTCCCTGGAGTTCTGGTGTTTATATGGTGCTGCAAGACCAATGg GCATGTTTTACGCGGCGAGCGAGGACAGCGCGTCCGTGCTTGCCCTAGCAACCGATCCTAGCAACGACATTCTTGTGAGTGGCGACTCCGCTGGCCGGATCTCTGTGTGGGACATCACATCTTACTGCATATCGCGGGCGGAGTCTATCATCGCTCAG GTTTGGTCGACTACACAGCGCATGTCAAGTACGGACGATTCCCCCGAGGGATCTCCCCCTTGCGTAATAAAATGGCACGCCCATGGGGGTGCTGTGGTGAGCCTGGAGGTCGTGTCACGTGATGAGAAATTGTTCCTAGTCTCCTCCTCGGTCGACTGCACGGCACGGTTGTGGACCCTTGATGGCAAGTACGTCGGCATGTTCGGCCAG cAAACTGTGTGGGATATTGACGACACTTCGACTTACAGATACGCCGAATG TGAACCATGGGATGAAAGCGAAATGGCTGATCTCG AGAGGTCTGCTAGCGCCTCACCAGAACGAGGCAAgcacgatgacgtcacaacagAACACCATATAAGGACGCCAAGCCCTATGCAAGAAGACAG AGTCCCAGTCCTAACGAAGAAGGCGAACCGCGCGAAAGTTTATTACCGAAACTCAATTCAGGGAGCCCGGAGACGAGTAGAAAAGACTCTTGGAGGACTGGGGACTACTATAGATCAACGACCAGCTTAG